The DNA window TGGATTCTGAAAGCAAGGTTCCTTCCAATCATAAGTATGCTTGAAGGTATAAGGCACCAAGTTATGTTAAGAATCCATGAGaacaggaacaaggcagaaaggtGGACAAGTTTCATCTGTCCAAACACCTACAAGAAACTGATGGCATATGTTCTGGCAGTTGTCAGGTTTGCCCTGCCCTCATGCTATTTCCTACATCTACTATGCATCCAGGCCTATAGAAGAATTCATAGCCAAGTGTTATTCCGTTGAGGAGTACAACAAGACATATGCACACTGCCTGCAACCAGTGGAAGGCAAGGCCTTCTGGCCAGTATCAAATAGAGAAAAGACATTGCCTTCCATGTATGTAAGGATGCCTAGAAGACCAAAGAAGGAGAGGAAAAGGCAAGATGGGGAGAAGAAGAAGCCACCTCAGGGTAAGCTATCCAAGAAAGGAACAGCTATAAGGTGCAGAGTATGTAAAGGGATTGGACACAACAGGACAACTTGTAGCAGGAGGACAGGTTCTGGTAATGCAGGTGGTGGTGCTTCACAGTCTGTTAGAGTAGGTGATGGTGCTTCACAGTCTGGTAGAGGAGGCTCATCAAAAAGGAAGTCATGCCCTTCATCTACTGCTGCTAGTACCAAAAGACACTGCAATATAAGTTTAACTGCTTATTCCATGCCCTTCATCCTTATTAGTAATATATTTTCTTTGTCTTAGTTATATACTTTCTTTGTCTTGCAGGATGGGCAAAAAACTATGAAGTCATCAGCAAGAGTGAAGACAATGCAGAAGGAAGGGGCTCGGGCTAAGGTCACCCTAGAGGCCACTGTACCAGGGATGTCTGGAAATCACAGTAAAGCAAGCCTCCAAGTTTCAGGTGCTTCTACCTCCAAGCTTGCTGCGTCAGCTACAGGACCAGCCAAGCAGATTTATCCAGAGGAAGGAAGACCAAGTGCAGCTGATCACAAGGGAGCCACTCCTTCTACCTTACTGCTGATAGGATCTAATCCTTGAGCCCATGTCTGTGTCTGTGTCTTATCTATGCTATCTGGAACTGTTGTAATGAACTACTGTGTCTTATCTGTGTCTGTGTCTTTTACCTGACTTCATGTATGTGTCAAATTTTATGAGTCTGTGTGTGTGCAACCTGAACTATTGTAATGAACTTGGATCTATGTTAATCACTGAATGACATGTGTTTGTCATCTACTGCAGTGGTAAGTATATTTGTTCAATGAGTTAAAGATTGGGCATTTCGGCTGAAGAAAAAATATTAGTGGCTCCTGTACAGAAGGTTTCTCATCCAATTCTTTCATATATATGATCTGGGAAAAAATATTGGTTTTGTTTGAAAAACTGATATTGGAATCTTTAACTCATGTAGTAAGGTAAAGGATTCACATATAAAAGGATTCGTGCAACCACATTTCACTAAAACATTAGGACATGAGCATTATCCTGATACTCATACATGGTCCTAAGCATTATGCTCATGCATTAAGCTGATACACAACCCATAATAGAACCTGAGCAGGTTTTCAGTACCAACATGGATCGTACTAACTACAACTACAACTACACCAAGGCTAACACTACATTGACTTACATGATCTAAGGCATCCAGGAAGCAGCCACTAATCCTACACAAACAAATAGAGCACCAAACAAGAACTTCCTCTCCTTCTCTAATATCCCTATCCTCACATCTAACTCAACTCTAGATTCAACTCCCAACTGCAATTCAGCTTGCATAATGGCCACATCTGTCCTGGCTGCAACAAACATGGCACCTCTGTCTTCATTGTACCTGACAGCGCCTTCCAGCTCAAGCTGCAGTCTTTGATTCTCCCTTGTTGTGCCTTCCAGCTGAAGCTGCAGTCTTTGATTCTCCCTTGTTGCACCTTCCAAGAGTCTTGCAGTCTCCATTCTTGCATCTTCCAAACTCTGTTCAGCTACTCCAGTTGCACGCTTCCAGTACTTCACTGCATCTCGCAAATCAAGCAGAAGTTGCTTCTTGAAGCTACTGTTTGGCGGATCCACCCAATTATAAAAGTTGCAACCACCATCCTATGAAACAAACCAATAACCAACAAATCAGAGACACACTCAATCACTGATGCATCTACAGACTATGAATCACGAAGAGAACAACTTACACGAGCCCGTGCACACTTCAGATACCGTAATCCTGAGTTCAAATCACTCCAAGATATGAACCTAGCAGCTTTTGCACCACATTTGCATAGCACAGCTGGGGTATACTCCAGTGGTCCTTCACGATAGGGGATGGGTGAGGACGAATCGCCATGGGAATCGCCATGGCGACGCCATCGCGACTCTTGGGTCCCCAAACTTCGGCTGGATCCGCTTGAGGTCGCCATAGATGACTGCGAAGGCGACGGCAGAGGACTCCCAGGCGGAGGGGAGACTGCGGACGCGGAGGCACCGGAGGAGAGGATGCGGTAGCGGCTACGgcgatggaggcggcggcggcgtctagGGTTCGGGGGAGAGGaactgagagggagagagagagctgacCGGGGCGGCTCGTGGTTTTGACCCGCGCGGTGATCCAACGTGTCCGTCGACGCCAGCGTGGCCACTCAAAACTAGGAACACGTCACCGCAAACGGCCTGAAACGCGTCGAGGGGCTTAAATTGAACGGGTTTCAAAGTTCCGGTGCCCAGATCAGACGGTTTTATACTTTGGGGTAAAAATTAGACCGACATGAGAGTTGATGggtcaaaagtggacttaatcctattttttattgaacatcaTATCGGTCAGTGTAGTTATAAATTAAGTGGTGCACCTCTGTCATTTTGCTCTAGCTtcgctgctgcctgctgcctcgCCGACCACGCCCCCCTgctggccgcgccatccgcgcCCGATACGACGGCCAAAACACTCAGGCTCCCAAAACAACCGGTTATGGGTTAGCAGTTCTCATTCCAATACTTCCAATATATTATATACTCTAACAAGCTGGCCTTATCGTTTCAGAAACGCGGCGACTTCCCCACGAGCACGTCCCGACTCCCGTGCACCCTCCGCACACACCGGTACTGGTAAAACTGGTAAGTCCTGCCAGCTTGAAGAGCACCGAAAACCCACCCCCAAACCTGAAATCCCGGACCTCGAAATCCTAACCACT is part of the Miscanthus floridulus cultivar M001 chromosome 9, ASM1932011v1, whole genome shotgun sequence genome and encodes:
- the LOC136481662 gene encoding uncharacterized protein, with protein sequence MATSSGSSRSLGTQESRWRRHGDSHGDSSSPIPYREGPLEYTPAVLCKCGAKAARFISWSDLNSGLRYLKCARARDGGCNFYNWVDPPNSSFKKQLLLDLRDAVKYWKRATGVAEQSLEDARMETARLLEGATRENQRLQLQLEGAVRYNEDRGAMFVAARTDVAIMQAELQLGVESRVELDVRIGILEKERKFLFGALFVCVGLVAASWMP